The Primulina huaijiensis isolate GDHJ02 chromosome 12, ASM1229523v2, whole genome shotgun sequence genome has a window encoding:
- the LOC140990572 gene encoding transcription factor MUTE-like isoform X1, with translation MGSEKSSEFSRQSLFFKSTACLEYYSLGSASDNDNNSVHGYLAACSAYYSALRAFQESVLIDQINDAAASPKSKRQKIINGARKDSASASASVKMSHITVERNRRKVMNERLSVLRSLMPRFYIKKSDKASIIGGVVNYIHELQQILRSLECKMKSKASIPKLPPPSLPMSPSTSRSSSPYNPRLQVFTSPIEFSPSDISSTSTSTNDTIVNELVMATSRSVVAEVEVKFSGPNLLLKTTSRRFPGQAVRIISALEELELEILDANITALDNETIMYSFTIKVNKIGIECQVSAEELTRRIHRTFC, from the exons ATGGGAAGTGAAAAATCATCTGAATTTTCCAGACAATCCCTCTTCTTTAAAAGTACCGCTTGTCTTGAATATTATTCTTTGGGAAGTGCTTCTGATAACGATAACAATTCAGTGCATGGATATTTAGCAGCTTGTTCTGCTTATTATTCTGCACTTAGGGCTTTTCAAGAATCTGTATTAATAGATCAGATAAATGATGCGGCAGCTTCACCCAAGTCGAAGAGACAAAAGATTATCAATGGCGCCCGAAAAGATTCCGCTTCTGCTTCTGCGTCGGTAAAAATGTCTCATATTACAGTGGAGAGAAACAGGAGGAAAGTGATGAACGAGCGTCTTTCTGTTCTTCGTTCTTTGATGCCTCGCTTTTACATCAAGAAA AGCGACAAAGCATCAATAATCGGTGGCGTCGTTAATTACATACACGAATTACAGCAGATACTACGATCCCTCGAATGCAAGATGAAAAGCAAGGCTTCAATCCCGAAACTTCCACCACCAAGTCTTCCTATGAGCCCGAGTACATCTCGTTCAAGCAGCCCGTATAACCCTAGACTTCAAGTTTTCACGAGCCCGATCGAGTTTTCTCCTTCCGATATTTCTTCAACTTCTACCTCCACCAACGACACTATTGTTAACGAGCTTGTTATGGCTACATCCAGATCAGTTGTTGCTGAAGTTGAGGTGAAATTTTCGGGCCCAAATCTGCTGCTCAAGACTACGTCGCGCCGCTTTCCGGGACAAGCCGTGAGGATAATTTCTGCACTGGAAGAACTTGAGCTTGAAATTCTGGATGCCAACATCACAGCCCTTGATAATGAAACGATCATGTATTCTTTCACTATAAAGGTAAACAAG
- the LOC140990572 gene encoding transcription factor MUTE-like isoform X2: protein MGSEKSSEFSRQSLFFKSTACLEYYSLGSASDNDNNSVHGYLAACSAYYSALRAFQESVLIDQINDAAASPKSKRQKIINGARKDSASASASVKMSHITVERNRRKVMNERLSVLRSLMPRFYIKKSDKASIIGGVVNYIHELQQILRSLECKMKSKASIPKLPPPSLPMSPSTSRSSSPYNPRLQVFTSPIEFSPSDISSTSTSTNDTIVNELVMATSRSVVAEVEVKFSGPNLLLKTTSRRFPGQAVRIISALEELELEILDANITALDNETIMYSFTIKIGIECQVSAEELTRRIHRTFC, encoded by the exons ATGGGAAGTGAAAAATCATCTGAATTTTCCAGACAATCCCTCTTCTTTAAAAGTACCGCTTGTCTTGAATATTATTCTTTGGGAAGTGCTTCTGATAACGATAACAATTCAGTGCATGGATATTTAGCAGCTTGTTCTGCTTATTATTCTGCACTTAGGGCTTTTCAAGAATCTGTATTAATAGATCAGATAAATGATGCGGCAGCTTCACCCAAGTCGAAGAGACAAAAGATTATCAATGGCGCCCGAAAAGATTCCGCTTCTGCTTCTGCGTCGGTAAAAATGTCTCATATTACAGTGGAGAGAAACAGGAGGAAAGTGATGAACGAGCGTCTTTCTGTTCTTCGTTCTTTGATGCCTCGCTTTTACATCAAGAAA AGCGACAAAGCATCAATAATCGGTGGCGTCGTTAATTACATACACGAATTACAGCAGATACTACGATCCCTCGAATGCAAGATGAAAAGCAAGGCTTCAATCCCGAAACTTCCACCACCAAGTCTTCCTATGAGCCCGAGTACATCTCGTTCAAGCAGCCCGTATAACCCTAGACTTCAAGTTTTCACGAGCCCGATCGAGTTTTCTCCTTCCGATATTTCTTCAACTTCTACCTCCACCAACGACACTATTGTTAACGAGCTTGTTATGGCTACATCCAGATCAGTTGTTGCTGAAGTTGAGGTGAAATTTTCGGGCCCAAATCTGCTGCTCAAGACTACGTCGCGCCGCTTTCCGGGACAAGCCGTGAGGATAATTTCTGCACTGGAAGAACTTGAGCTTGAAATTCTGGATGCCAACATCACAGCCCTTGATAATGAAACGATCATGTATTCTTTCACTATAAAG